The genomic stretch CCATAGACCAAGCACCCGGTCGAGAGCGTTAGAGCGAAAATCAAAAATAGGCCCCTAGCTAGcacagaccctccgacgctcaagtcaaaaaaATGTCGAGCGGAAAAAGTATGAAAATAGAACTGTAGCATATGCGTATATATGAGCAAGAGTGTGCGCGTacttggccaacggagaggatctcTATTTTAATACTGCCTTTTGATCAGAGAATATCAGGTATCAAGGTATGTCGAGTGATAAGGGATGTACTATGAACTCCTATTGGATGGAAGAAGATTTCGCTTTATGTGTATGGTAGAATATCAGAATATTCTCTGATGAATAGTCGTTACTCTCTAACAAATGATTATGATTCTTTGACAATTCGTCACTTAGTAGTAGTTAAACTAGTATTGAGCCGACCGGGCATATACTGGGAGATAAGCCAAGTAGAATAAGGTCCGCCCGACATGGAGTCGGTTGGGAGAATGAGGGGACTGAGCTTTGGGGGCTCGACTGGGCTGCAGCCGATCGGGAGAATGAGGAGATTGAGCCTTGGGGGCCTGACCGGGCTGGAGCCGACTGGGAGTATAAGGGGAGTGAGCCCTGGAAGCCCAACTGAACTGGAGCTGGCAAGGAGAATGAGGAGATTGAGCCCTGGGGGCCCGACTGGACTAGAGTCGATTGGggatgatcgattcagacacaTACCCCTCGCCTTTGACTGTCACCttatcttgacttctgactatcacATCATCTTGATCATTGGTCTTATGCTATCCTTGGGGCCACCCCTTATACGTCGTATCACAAGGCTCTCCTctaagtttagtcgaaggaggctcatgACCAACTGACTAGACTCAAATTTGACTACTGCCTTACTGTTTAGCCAGGCGGGAGATGATATTCACGTGCTGTTGACCAGGCTTTATAGATTGTCAACGCCGTAAAGGTAGGAAAAGAATTTACGGACGACATGCCTCTTCACCTTCTACTATTACCATAAATGTTCCTCCTTCCCCATACCACTATGCTTCTGTCTAACTTTCTTATCCAAGATAAGACAGTTATCGCGCAATATTCTATATAGATGACGAGTCACATGTCTCTTGATCCAATGGTCCAAGGGTGATTTTGTTAGAATTTGAAGGATATCTTAAGGTAAAATTGTCTtatgatttttttctatttatttgataaatatagattcactatttgagtgcatattatatatttgattgtcttaaacttatttactgaatgtctataataaaatttatagcatgagagaatttgttattagatcgcaactagtgattatctctacatgtgcaattatgaatatattgaaattttcctagtcgtccaattgatgtattcggacaccatcaattctgtaagactagcatgggttatactccttagttcggccaagcagctattttctcactggctggagacattgggatgtcgagagttaaacatggatgctggttatggtaactagtttattgtagtgactcgctgtaagacttcatatggttctctctctctctctctctatatatatatatatatatagagagagagagagagagagagagagagagtatatacatatagagagagagagagagaaccatatgaagttctTATTTATATGTCTATaaagttcttactgcagcacgagtgcaagtttccttcgacttgaggtatacaagttatcttagtaatggagacttatactttgacatcttaagcaaacatctcattgaggtgtggacccgggatgattgaaTATAAGTTGAAGTGtttgaaggtgtttggatagcccacaaagGATTCACTGTTCCTTACGAGGAGATGTATACCCCTATGACcattcgttaggattattactcaaaatctttgtccaaagcatcacatgttaagagtgcgagactcttatacatatgtacaagtaatttgaatctgcagaacaaggaagtattacttgggctaggtgtgacgtagtcagcctagtggggacaagacacatagaccatgtcctaaaccaagtgagtataagacaagtgaaaggaacgaggcacgactcactgtagctgctgaaggatttagaattaattctaagatcaactatgatttgtagactaattggggatcatgatgtactactaggtgtcattcgtgatcgttctataattaagtagttaattatgggcaGCCAAGATAaatcaagaacctattgggtcacacgtactaacgagtctctaaaagacaaaaaaacaagttaaaagaatatgattcttatatcaagagataaatgtttggttagaccatacataagataaatatagaaatatttgtcgcAATAGAAGCACAGATGGAcaacatctcttatgaaagagttagaCCATACTTGGtgtaatcatgaattagtcatgaaccaacttggtttagttgtgaaccaaaccaatgagttaatgagctaatttttagttaagggataatgggttagatttgagctttctaatcaaactcattaatgagagctatatattgatatggttgagagaagattATACATATAAGATCATTAATTGACTTGTaaggtttttgaaaaaccttaacccaatttctcttcttctctccctctccctcttattgttgtgaccaccacaagggagaaaactctgccttgtgtgcttctcttcctctttttcttgatccctcttcttcactcatggctagtaacttctgaaggagagacttgtactcaaggagttatttTGAGAAGTTCagtgtggatacgaatagaggcgaggttcaacAATGTCGCTATGGTTGATGCCCTTTTTATTACAGGttatccgtaaggtacacctagcgtaaatttactttccgtaaaaatttaattatgcaatcttgtttgacatgttgtatccttgtatgcgtgtagTGCGTGCAATGTAATAACTTAAGAatcattattgttttatttttcgctgcgcatATTTACGAAATGTGTTTTACCACACACCGACATAGAGCATATCCCAATAGATTTGTCTCCCGATGTGATAGTATGGTTCATGTCTtataatacttctttaaaaagccCAACGATGCTTAGCATCTGCACATTTTTTGCCTCTATTGTGCCTTTTTCTCACCTTCCTTCAGTGAATCCCACCATAGTAATGGAGTTAGAATTTCATCCCTAGACCATGATTTAAGAGATCCAGCAACTACGGCGAGAAGTGAAACATCAAACTCAACTACTTGCTAAGAAGGAGAGAGCCTTAGTACAGGCATTGCAAGCCAAGGATCTCCATTGCTCGATCCAAAAGGAACTAGAGATGTGCTTACTTACTGCCAAGTCCAGAGTCTGAGTGAAGATTGACCTGAAGAATAAAGCCTCTTCAGACCTAGTTGATAAGTCCTGGGCACTGCATGACTTGAGAACAAAGTACTTGTTCGCAATATCTTGCACGACTAAAGAGACAAAGGCCAAGGACTTGACTATATTGCAGCAACATCAAAACTTGAATTTACTAGTAGCCGATTGAGCGAGACGCCCTACAAACCGAACTAGAACAAGCTAGGTCCGAGCCGGCGAATGAACGTTGGAAGGCTAGGCAGGCAGCGTATTTTGTTCGAGCTGTAATTTAGTCGTACACTTTCACCTGGGACTGGAGGAGCAGTGTGGCCACTCTTTAATGGATATCTAATGGCTGACCTGACCGAGAAATTTTAGACCCTCTAATAATTGTAAGAGAGAGAGGTCAAAGTATCTTTGTATTATATGCTTATTAATAAAATATGGATCCCTGTGTTTCTACAATTGCCTTTCTTTTCACGTCTCCCTTTTTGATAGTGAAAtgattatctttaaaatttgaATGTTTATAACTGGACAGAGCCGCTATTGAGAGAGGAACCGATTAGAGCGGCAATTGAGATATGAGTCGGGTGAGGCGATAATTGAGATAGGAATTGGACAGAACGACGATTTGAGATAGGTGTCACACCCCAGAGGTCTACATATCCAACGAAAAATTGGATAACATCTCCCCCCTTATGATAATATATGAATCTTGTATATACATTGCCACAAGGTTATACCATAACCATAACAATAACTCACATGGCTGGAAACAAACATAACCACGCAAAATAAGAAACTAGACTACGTACCGGTACGACTTACCTCAACAAATACATAATAGACAAAAGGACATCACAAATCTAGAAATCCACACACAAGTTATATAATATATGAATTAGTTCAAAAAGCCAAAATACGAGTAAGagtaacaacagaaataaaaactCTCGATGCGACTTAGGACTGACAGCTAGGACTTCTGAGCGACATGACATATCATCTACCTACTAAACTGGAAACAAAAGGGAAAGTAAGGGATAGTGAGTATAACATACTTCGCAGGTacaagaagatagtgcatgataaaaATATGAGGAGATCAAAGAGAATAGTGTCAGGAAAATACTTATTACAAAAAGTAAGGGTGTCACTGTAATCATTTGCTAACTAAAAGCATagccaataataataatactccACTAACCTTCTTAACCAGGTGTGACCAATAAATCAGGAGTACATATCATACCtctaaaccttcatggacatATGTATAACTAGCATACAACAAGCATATAACAAATCCTGACTAGCTCAAACTACTACATTGAATGGATATCTTGGTCAAGCAGAATATAAAACTAATCACTGTTCataggagaacactctaccatagATGGTCTAGCTGTCTAGCTCTCCAACCACTGACTAtaagagaacactctaccacagatggATTTGTGGACAATTAAGGTATGTAAACAGTAACTGTCTgtaggagaacgctctaccacggatggtcctatGGATAGACAGGATAAATAAATAACCATTGTCTGCGAGAGAACGCTTTACCATGGATGGTCCCATGGACAGACAGAATATATTAGTGTACAAATCAAAAATGATAAGTAAGTACTAACAATCATATTCAAGAGTGAATTCTACTAGCCACACTGTGGTATGGTCTCACTAATATGCATCAAGTATAACAACGGttgttgacgactctctcaaccatgaatggaaGACAATAGTTGACATCGAGTATAACAATATATTGATAGAAGGGTCTAACCCCACTAGCATTTAGGCATCATACTTGTATTTGATTCCCTCTTCCGACTGTTCCGaaagaggtttatagtggatTGTCCGTCGATATAGTGGatggctccgaactaagtaaccaaCCATATCTTATTTTCTTTTCGCATTTTATTTGTCGTTActcaattatttttattttttcgttGCACATTCGTATttcaaaaagaaatttttttttaaaaatacgtGATTCACCACCCCCTTCTCATGTGCACTGATCTTATAGGGAGCTGAGTCCTGGAGGTCTGACCGACTTTGGGATCGATGAGGTATATACTGAGAGTCATGCCCATGAAAAGTGGAGAGTTCAACTCTAGAGATTCGACCGACACTGGGGTTGATTAGGTGTATGCTAGGAATTATGCTCATAAAAAGTGGGGAGTTGAGCCCCGAAGGTCTGACCGATTCTAAGGTCAATCGGGTTTGTGCCGGGAGTCGTGTCTATGAGAAGTGGAGAGTTAGGCTCATAAGTCCGACTAGCTCTAGGGTCGATCAGGTATATGCTGGGAGCTATGTCCATTAAAAGTGGGGAGTTGAGCCCCGGAGGTCCAACCGTCTCTAAGCTAATCAGGTTTATGATAGAAGTCATGCCCAAGAGAAGTAGGAAGCTGAGCCCGGAGGTCCGACCAACTCTTGGATCGATCGAGATTATACTGGGAAtcgtgcccatgagaagtgaggagtTGAGTCCTGTACATCTAACGGGCTTTGGGGCCAATCGAATTTATGCTAGGAGTCATGCATGAAAAGTGGGGAACTAAGTCTCGTACATTCGACTAGCTCTGGAGCCGATCAAGTTTATGTTGGAattcatgcccatgagaagtggagaGCTAAGCCCCGGAGGTCTGACCGGCTCTGGGACATATAAGGTTTATGCTAGGAGtcgtgcccatgagaagtggagaGCCGAGTCCCGTAGGTTCGACCTGCTCTGgggctaattgagtttgtactaggagtcatgcccatgagaaatGAAGAGCTAAGCCTCGTAGGTCCGACGGCTCTGGGCTTATCGGGTGTATGCTAGGAGTCATGACAATAAAAAATGGGGAACTGAGCACTTGACGTACGACTGCTTTAGGGTCGATCGAGTTTATCCTGGGAGTTGTGCCCATGAAAAGTGGGGAGATGAGCCCCATTCAAAGTGGTTTGTTCGGCTCCGTACACTCTAACTTTGACTATCACCTCACATTGACTTTGATTGTCACATCATCTTAAATATCGATCTCATTTACTTTTTAGGTCACTCACAACGTGTTGTATCACCCTAGAAGGACTTAAACCTAAAAAAAAGGATTTTGTAGGTGCAATCAAATCAAATATAGAACATACTTATTGAAATAAATAGTACATATTAATTCTTTATAAAGTTGTTAGCACCAGTGGTCTAGATTTGCAACTGAGCTAGGAAGGACCCCTCCCTAGAACTGACTATGGTTCAGAACCAATGATTTGACAGTTCAGAACTACCAGTTTCATGATTCCTTGCAGCCTTAACTGCCCAAGACGATTACGGTTGATGATTTGGAACCGCCGGTTCAAAATTTGGTTCACTGTTtgagattattatattaaaaaaattaaaatctaaaacttatttaaaaaagagCTTGCACTCATTTAAGTTCCTTACGTATCATTGGTTCGGAACCAATGATTTGACAGTTCAGAACTACCGATTTCATGATTCCTGGCAGCCTTAACTGCTCAAGACGATTACGGTTCATGGTTAGGAACCGCCGGTTCAAATTTGGTTCACGATTtgagattattatattaaaaaaattaaaatcttaaacttattttaaaaagagCTTGCACTCATTTAACTTGCTTACGTATTGCCTTAAGGTATAGGGGAATCAAAACACACgttgttcttttatatttttacccTTTTACATTTGAAAGTGGTATTGTCACTCACTTTCATTTCTCATTCCTATTGTATTCGTTCCTtcgatatcaaaatcttcaacttcatgatctgaaagttgcattccttagaTTATTTTCTCGGCTCTGGTTCAATTGTtgagtaatgcttgggcttccaatgtgtcgggagacaaagttgatcatcgttcatctaatatgttgccaccAGCACTGAACATCTGCTCCACAACAATTGTGAATACTGGACAAACTAAAATTTCTTTGACGATCATGGAGAAGATGGGAAAATTTTGAGCCTTTTGTGAACATTACTTTAAGTTATCGAAATTTTCACTAtctattaaaatcaaaagaagtcagaaaataattctcaagttcctgtgagAAACTTGAGGATCCTCATGGACGTTTCGtccatttttttaataaaatttgtgtttttgtaagttttaaattactactagtagtttgttgtatttcataaatattagtttgtattccatattttacataatattaattataaatattatataaataaattctaatattataataatattaattagataaggaaaagaagaaattttaaaaagaattaaaacatcataatataaagttaacatttcgtataaaacttctaatttaaatttaggatttaaagtaaatataattaaataaattttagaaataaaataaaaatatttttccatttATTTTTCATAGCTAATATGCAATAAGATAaaaagatttattattaatatgttcatttaaaactaatactatattagaaatttttttctaaaactaattgagcattGGGATAATAAATACCAAAAAGTTATTTGGTTGCAtcataaaatagttttaaaattttacaaatactTCTACAAATTCTATTGTTGTGAAAATagatatatattagtattattattcagtaaaaaaatgaacataatatttttttatataatcttATAATAATTGGTATATTTAATTCTAATATGTTGGTATTGTTTAGGTCTTATttcattagttttacaaaacctatctcattgtttcattatagatggatgtgatcataaataaaaaattataattctaattagtttaatatatttttctcaaaattttaacatatgttgaacacataaatttaaaacgtGTCAAACAcaatgaatatgaaaaaataaatcaccAATAATAGGTtcacaaataaattttagattattTATACAAGtagtattggaactagcattatctaatgatattgaaaatattttatgagttaatccatattcttttaaaattaaatataataattgttggatgttatgagcattatgtgattcatcaaaaaattttataagttaataatattttttagaggttccaagagttatcgatctaatggcaagtcacactcatatacaactgtgtttgccaatgatcactccaataTCGGAACATAAcgaaattttattatataatttactaaattcatcaattaatcaattaaattctttttttcccttgttttactaattttttaattgtattagtaagtgtagtcctaggaacatgtTTAGCACAtcgattaagagattctttacaaaaatcttcaaatgtgtatttagatccaaaactaaagaaaatgttctatgaaaataaatttagctaatgattctcttaatttattatccgaatataaaaataaatcggaaTTAATACTATCGCTAGTTGAAAAAAATCTAGATAATTGTGTTTGAAAACGGTCGAGTACATATTCCGTCAAGTGCTTTGTTTCTACATGTTGTTTCAACTACCCATAACCGCCGTTGGCTTGAAATTTATAGGAAGCATTGTAGTGCTTATATTTTGCACCCAATTCTTTCAATGAAAGCGTGACATTCTCAAATGTTTAGCGAAATTAGAAGACTTTAGAGAAGGAATTTCCCAAATCTTAGAAATAATTGATCGGTGTTTCCTTGTGTTTCGACaggcaaaaaaaaaatgatgtaaaCCAACGGGCCAAACTAGCGGTCCACCGATTTTTAATCCTCTGCTCGGCGAACTGGATAAATGGACAACCAATCCATTGACCCGGTTACGAGCTCGGGTCGGGTTTGGACCGAACCTAAGTTGGACCCGACCTAGGGTCGGGTCTACCCCTCCCTATCATTTGTATACCGACAAGTAAAATAGGGTATTTAATACTAAATGAGCCCCAAGTAGAAATAATAGAGAGAAAATGCTATGGGCAGTTTATCATAAACAATTTAAGAAGTAGGATTCGTGCATCGATGGCATTTGCAACCCGACAAGCAGGGCACTTAGTAATAAATGTGGCCAAAGCAGAAATAATAGAGAAAGGAATGCTGCATGTGGACTGACTATACATCAGAAACAATGTGAGGAGGAACTAGGATACATGCATTGCCTGAGAGCAGCTCATGTGCTGCCACTATAAGCAGAGGCTCATAGGCTGATATATGAATATGCATGCCCCACTCTTCTTCTGCCTGCTGCTCCCCAATCCGATCCAAAATAATTGAGGTCGAGTCATGGTTTATTAACAGTCATGATCTACTTTAATAGGAATAGTCCAATTACACTCGATACGGGATGAATTTAGTTTTGCCTATAATCATTGGCACTCACAAGTACTGATATAGTTGTGTGTCTATATTCGTGACTTTGAGCACTTGTTTATCATAAAAAGGCATGTACTCCAAAGTTGATTGATAGCTATAATTTTTGTTCATTGGACAAAGTTTCTTGCAAATTTATGAGGAGAATTACGATGGTAGTTGAGCTCTAGCTAGTAGAATATTGAACATATATTCAGCCAGATAGTATTGACTCGTTCTCATAATTAAACGAGTGATTAATGTTTATGATACAAACTGAACGCCCAACTACAAGGTGAAAGAATGGTCATCTCCATCTTGAGCTGAATAGAATATATAATTGCTCGGACAATAGTTAATTTATCGCGAAATTAAAATAGTTAGAATTAATTAGAATCGACAACGGTTCCGAAACGGGCGATCGATCAACGTAACTATTCAGAAGCCATAGAGGATTAGCTGCCGGCTGTTCCCTCCTGCTCCGGCGGCAGCCTCCGACGTGCACCTTCCACCGCTGCAGATCGACTCGAGCACGGCCCTCTCCACGTCCCTCGTGCCCCGGCCGTGGAGCAAGCTGATGACGGACTCCATGCACGCAGCGCCGCAGGGGAGCGTGATGGGGCCGTCGGCCGGCAACCCAAACTCCTCCTCCGACCGCCGCAGTAGCTCCCGGAAGACTCCGCTGCTCAGGTACTTCAGTGGCACCATGAAGCGCTGCCCGTCAGCAGTGTACACGAACACGTGTCCTTTGCTTGCCACCGAAGCCGCAGAGCACCGCTGCACTTCTCCGCTCCTGCAGTCCGACGTGATCCTCTTCCTGCCGAGGGCGGCCACCTTCTGCCACTGCCTCACCATCTTGATGAGCTTCTTGGCGTTCAGCATTGCAGCCAAAGGAATGGGATTTGAGCACAAAGAAACGGGAGTGGGCAGTCAGTGTATTTATATCGATGGATGTGTGTACACAGTTAGGACATTCCATGTGCCGCGCCGAGATGGGGCACCAAAACCATGTGCTGATTGGATGTGCATGTCACTGGATAATGCAAACATGATGCTCCAGAAGGACCGGCCGCTTCAGTTGAATTTGTTTGGTTCATCAGTCACTTCGTGAGACTGAAAGAACATGCTGCACAGAGAATGGGCATCATTGTTCAGTATTACAAGTTACGGAACTTGGAGCCATTAAGACCGGGGACCGCCTGAGTAACCGGATTGCCTCTGCCTCTAATTGAACTTGGCCATCAGACCAGAGAGAACATGGCCTTCGTGAATCACGGGGGATCATGCGTTTGCTCTTTGGATGATTGAACACTCTGCTTATCTACGATGGACCATTAGATTGGCTCCACCCGACAAAGTCCTTCCCGCCGAAACACATCTATAACCATGAGCTATTTCACATGTAGGGAGGGCCTTAATTGTAAGTGATCTCTTGGAATTTAATACGATAAATTATATCACATCTGATGTGCAAGAGAATTGAATGACTACGAAGTGGTGCTCAACATGTACATGTTACCTTTCAGAATCAACAGTTGATGAGTAAATTACCGATTACTAAGACACCCAACTGGCTGCGGCCATCAAGACCTTTGCTCTTATCAAATCAGCTGGGTTACTCGAACCGGTCTATCATTTGGTCAAGTAAACCGGCGGAACTGGATTATAGGCTAAATCAGTTGCTACCATTGACGGTACTGTTTGTGACATGTGAGTGGGAAAGTTTGCAGAGATTTTGATGGGAGGATATGCGAATATTCTCCCTGAATTGCATGTGATTGTGTCGCTTGGAAAATTAATGGCGGCTCAATTTCTCGATAGGCCATCCAGTTGCAGAGTTACCATTGCGACTTATTTGTTGATTACCACGGCTGTTGATGCTAGTGAACAAAAAGAAGACCGTAAAGTTAGTAATTAAAATGTCAGGTCTTGTGATTTGCAAAGGATTTTATCACACTCTAATATTTAGTTAATGACAAGGAGACGACAGCAAGCTGGACCACTGaggatttaaattattaaattttaacataattaaatttctttaacaaataataagataataataatgaataataaataaagaaataaatatacaaATAGTATAtattagttattagaattttatagcTTTATTCATAATTTTTGCTTTTTTTAAGGTGATAAATAGGGACAAGAATCCTCTGATCTAGTATCAATCCTGGACTCTGTCCATTTATTGATGAGATGAGTTACACCCTCTATTAAACAGATAGAATCCAGCTCACTTTACTAATATGCTTGTAGGGTCTCTTTTAATCCAGAAGATCTTGGACCAGAGGATTTGAGCTCGATAAATCACTAGATCTATTGATAGATTAAATTTATCTAAACTATAAATTCTAAACCT from Zingiber officinale cultivar Zhangliang unplaced genomic scaffold, Zo_v1.1 ctg133, whole genome shotgun sequence encodes the following:
- the LOC122036130 gene encoding auxin-responsive protein SAUR68-like — encoded protein: MLNAKKLIKMVRQWQKVAALGRKRITSDCRSGEVQRCSAASVASKGHVFVYTADGQRFMVPLKYLSSGVFRELLRRSEEEFGLPADGPITLPCGAACMESVISLLHGRGTRDVERAVLESICSGGRCTSEAAAGAGGNSRQLILYGF